One sulfur-oxidizing endosymbiont of Gigantopelta aegis genomic region harbors:
- a CDS encoding Uma2 family endonuclease, translated as MPSTDNEQYLSKAPDIIFEVLSKSTAHKDRTTKFHLYEAEGVKFYILVDQYENTAIVYKLDKGKYIKLNEVNSETVTFELDNCIFDFEFKKYGFKHVLYRPDKVVDVKYIPSPYP; from the coding sequence TTGCCATCAACCGATAACGAGCAATACCTTAGTAAAGCGCCAGACATTATTTTTGAAGTGCTCTCAAAATCTACTGCGCATAAAGACCGCACCACCAAGTTCCATTTGTACGAAGCCGAAGGTGTAAAGTTTTACATCCTTGTTGACCAATATGAGAATACCGCTATAGTTTATAAGCTGGACAAAGGAAAATACATAAAGCTAAATGAAGTCAATAGTGAAACCGTGACTTTTGAGCTGGATAATTGCATTTTTGACTTTGAATTCAAAAAATATGGTTTTAAACACGTTCTCTATCGACCGGACAAAGTAGTTGACGTCAAATACATCCCCTCCCCTTATCCGTAA
- a CDS encoding PD-(D/E)XK nuclease family transposase, whose translation MDNDVFHHEVKMVDTKTGKVFFDKLTYIYLEMPKFKKTEAELETHFEKWLYILKNLENFTSRPQKLQEKIFNQLFEQAEIAQFNPLENQQYEESLKHYRDSKNVIDTAYDDGKEEGREEGREEGREEGREEGIALG comes from the coding sequence ATGGATAATGATGTTTTTCATCATGAAGTTAAAATGGTTGATACTAAAACAGGCAAAGTCTTTTTTGACAAACTAACCTACATTTATCTGGAAATGCCCAAATTTAAGAAAACTGAGGCAGAACTGGAAACCCACTTTGAAAAATGGCTCTATATTCTAAAAAATCTGGAAAATTTTACTTCCAGACCTCAAAAACTTCAGGAAAAAATATTTAACCAATTGTTTGAGCAAGCAGAAATCGCTCAATTCAACCCACTAGAAAATCAGCAATATGAAGAAAGCCTGAAGCATTATCGTGATTCAAAGAATGTTATTGATACAGCTTATGATGATGGTAAAGAAGAAGGCAGAGAAGAGGGTAGGGAGGAAGGAAGAGAAGAGGGTAGGGAAGAAGGGATTGCCTTAGGGTAG
- a CDS encoding PD-(D/E)XK nuclease family transposase yields MLIDFLNEVIGSETGPIIALQYLSTEQLPHCNDDRKAIFDIYCENEQGEKFIVECKKPNKTTLKTAVFTIPPFLSSNKPKKVIELQT; encoded by the coding sequence CTGCTCATCGACTTTCTCAATGAAGTAATAGGCTCAGAAACAGGCCCAATTATCGCACTGCAATACCTATCAACCGAACAACTCCCTCATTGCAATGACGATCGCAAAGCGATTTTCGATATTTACTGCGAAAACGAACAGGGCGAAAAATTCATAGTCGAATGCAAAAAGCCAAACAAAACTACTTTAAAGACCGCAGTGTTTACTATTCCACCTTTCCTATCCAGCAACAAGCCGAAAAAGGTAATTGAACTTCAAACTTAA